In Fibrobacter sp. UWB13, the genomic window TACTTTTATGTTGAGCCCAATGTAACAGATGTTTCATACAGCAGTGGCGTATATTATGTGGGCAACCAATTATTCAAAACTGTATATGGGTATAATGAATTTCAACATGGAACCGGTTATGATAAAAAGCTTTCACCATATTGCCGGCACAACACCGATGAAAATCGCCCAGAATGTCACGTATCACCGTGGTTCCAATCCAAAGGAACAGTTACAAGAGATTTACCCGCAACTAGACCTGTAGCCTGTGCCGACTCCGTCAAGCAAGTCTGTTACGACATTTGGGAAGAAAAGCCGGGGTGCGACGGAGCTAGCTTCAAGGTGGATGACCTATTAACGACGGCATACAATCAATTCGTAAAATACGCCGATAGTGGTTGTGCAGCAGCAATCACAACCTTAAACGACGGTTTCGCAGAAGCAGCCAACACATGCTACGACGATAACACAAAAGATGATTACAAGAAAAAGAACCACATGTATAACGGCTATCTCGTTGTAAAAATTGAGGCAACGCAGTTAAGTAAAAATTACGGAGACGGTCTCAAAGGAAAATTCATCATCATCGTGACAAACAAACCGGGACAAGTCGCATTCCCACAGACCTATGGTGAAAATGACTACGTATTTCTCTACCTAACACAAGGTGCCGGTGAACTGATGGGGCTTGGTACGAGCAATTATAATTACTTCATCTACACCAAAGAAGACATCGGATCATCAACGTATAGTGAAACAACACATCAAATCACTCCTAGTGGCGGAATTCTTTTCAACCACGCATCCCTCAGCGGATCCGTGTATGCCGAAGTTGGAACAGGAACCAATTGCGCCAAAGTGGCCGCACTGACGTCCTCCAAGCCATTGCTATTCAATCAAGACTTGATGAACAGCCTGACCATTAACCGCATCATTTGCGATGCCTCCGTTACAAACTGCGGTGGCGCGGCATTCTCATCATCTTCCTCGGCGGCTCCCATGAGTTCATCCGCATCCGAAGAAAGCATCAACGGCAAGGACCCCTACTATATCTCCATTGCGCCTCAGCTAAACGTTACGCTAGAATCACAATACAAAGCTACAGAAGCAGCACCCGAAGACGCAAGCAACATCGACCCCTCCATTCTTGTGATTCCGCGAATCATTTACCTTTCCAGGAACGCAGCTGGAAAGCTTGCTGATTATTATTCCGTCTTGAGTCTGAACGGCGCAAACGAAAACAAGAGCCCATCCAAAGTCAGTTGCAATGGCACATTTTCGACAACAGAAAAGCTTTACACAGGAACAGAGCTGACTCCCGGAACATACACCTGTAACTACGCTTCAACAAATTACGGAACCATTCCGTTCTATGTTGTTGTAAGCAACACCAGCGGAGAGCTCCCGATCGTTTCGTTCCCGGAAGCACCGCATAACGTTCAGGCCCTCAGCTTGGGTTCCAGTGTCGATGTCTCGGTACATATCGGCAAATCCACCAACACCAGCGGGAAAATCAAATTCGACGTGGCCATAAACCAGCCAATATCCGACTGGACTATAACCACCAAGCCAGGCGTTACAGCTCGCAGCGGAAGCGGAAGCGCCCTTTACTATACAGTCGAAGTCACGCCGAATGCGACCGAGGAACAAGACATTGAAATCTTTACGATAAGCGCAGGTAGCAACGCTGATGACGGCGACATGTATCTCACACTTAGTGCGCCGACAGAGCTCTGCCGCCTCGTATCGGGGGCTGGCCTCACCCACCACGTGTATCTCAGGGCCCACACGACCATCAATAGGGCGGAACTTTCCGATTACTGCCACGTCAACGATTGCGACGACGACATGAGCGAAAAAAGCGAACGCCCAGACTGCGAAATCAGCGACGAATGGATTATCGCTCATGGTACAGCCTGTGGTATCGTCGAAAAGAACTATAGTTGGAAATGCTTGACCAACACAGCCATTTCACTTGCCTCCGTAAGTTCTGCCGACATTCCACAAGCATGCGAAATTATCATTCCGTCTACAAACAACTCCATCACATCACCTGTTGGCGGAGAAACAAAGAACCTTTACGCCTCCCTCAAGCGCAAAAAAGTCGAAGTGACGGTCAACCTTAAAAACGCATTCGACAAAAATACATCCGTCACACTACAAGGGCAACAATACACGTCTAGTCAAACTTGTACAAAAGAAAATAGCCCCTGCACATTCAACGTATTGGCGGGTGAACCCATTGTATTTACACACGAGGAATCCGGCGAAGACAAAGGAAACTTTAACTTCTGGGCCTGCGATGGCGACAATTGCGCAAGTCCAACTACGCACGAAGACGAACCCGTATTTACATTCTACGGGCCTCATACCATTACAGCCGAATTCAACAAGGAATCGCACTGCTATTACGATGACTTCACAAATATCGGTGCATTCTGTTCGAACGGTGAAAAAAACTGCATCGACACATGCGCCACGATGCTCTCTAAAGGAACACATTGCGCACCGAAAAACAGCAAGCAGCCCAAGTCCCATTGGCTCATGACCTACCACAACAGCGGGAACGGCAACAACGCAGAATATACCCGTCCAAACTTCGGCAACGGCTCCATTTACGCTCCGAATACCAAGAATGCAAACAACCAAAGCGGGAAAGTTTCCATTATTTTGAGAAACATGACCACAGGTCTATACGGAACAATGTTTGCCCTTGTCAAAACCTCCATACTGGAGAAATCGACAGCAAACGACTTCCTGAATTCGGGACTCATTTTCAGAAGCAACGGGAACGAACACCTGATTCTAAACATCTTCGGAGTCAGCAAGCCCAACAGCACAGGAGAATTGACATTCCGCGTCTGCAAGGTCAGCGGACAGGCAATAAACAACACATCACAGGGTTCCTGCAAAGAAGTTCCCAAGAAAGAAGGTTCGACCCCAATTTATATAACCAGCAATTCCTTTATCAAAGTCAGGTTTACCATCGATGAAAAAGACCTGTTAAAAGTCACAGCAAAAGTCGATGACGATACTTGGGAAGGAGAGCTCAACGTCAAGGATTACCAATGCAACGACGCCGCGTATTCACACGTAGGCATTAGCTTGGCAGATCAGGACTTCAAGATTTTCGACAACGGCTGGGTTCCATCCGCATTTGAAGAAACATGCTGGGACGTTCCGACCGTATCGTGCAACTTTGTCGACAAGTACGAAATCGTTCCCTTAAACGACTACGTATCGCCCAAAGTCCTTGTATCCAGCTGGTTCTCCGAAAAGAACTGCTCCACGGAGTACTATTATAACGGTTGTGACAACTCGACATCTGAATGCATCAACGGTACAGGGACACCAGGCGAAATCGGCTCGAAACTCGACGGTGAAACATACCAGTTTACCCAGGAAGGTCAGCACGGCTACCTCATCGACGAGAACAAGAAAGCTCAGGACGCCTCCATCAAGGTGGTATGCCCCGGTGACGCCGGCAGTCTGGACCTCGCCCAGGACTTCTACAGCTGCGGAACCTTCCAAGTCGGGACAACCCAAAACTGCATCAACGATTTCGAAATCGTAAACGAAGCCCAGTACATGGGTGAAAACGTCCCCTATGAATTTTTAACACCCAAAACAAACGGCATCAACTTACGCGATGCCCAATTGCACATTAACATCAAGAAGGGCAGCGAAATTGCAGACGGCAACAACCTTGGCGCAAACTTAAAAGTCCACCTGCTCTCCGCAAACAAAATGCAGAGTTTGACAAGAACCATAAGCACCGCCGGGGCGCATGACATAAATGTTGATGACCTTATTGGAACCACGGGCTTCAATCCCGAACAAGTCACAAAAGTCATCATTACAAGCGATAATAGCATCAACATCGAAAAGCTGCACATCCACAGCAAATGTCCGAACAAACTCGACCTCAAGTGCGAACAGGCAGTCTACGACTATACGAACAAAGGCTGGAAAATCAAGATAAACCACCAGAAAGATGGAGTCAAATGCTCGTACACTTCAACAGATCCGAACATCAACTCCGAAACCGATGTCAATTGCAGTGACGTCATTTACCTGCAATACGGAAACGGTTTTGTCAATAACTGGATTATCTACAATGAACCGCCGACATTCACGGTCACAGCGACAAACAGCTTCGGTTCTGAATCCTGCACCATCAAGGGTGAAAAAATTGGGAACAACAACGTTACCTGCAGCGTTCCAACTGACCAGCAGACCATCGAATTCGATTCAAAGGCACCTGTATTCAATTTCAAGTTTGGCGAAAGCATCAACGGCTGGGACTTCAATGTCAATTACAACGTGTATCTGGACAATACCATCGTGAAAAGCAACGGCACCGCCAAAATGGGAGCCACGCAATCGTACTCGCCTTCGGACTCCGATACAAAGCCTGCCAGTGGTGGTCACACATACAAAGTCTCTTTCATTATCGGCAACTGGACGCAGTCCTGTACAGCCTCGTTTACCGTAGAAGACAAGACAAAGCAAGCGCCCACCATTTCGTCTTGCAGTGTCGAGGACAACGGCAAATTTACGGCTATCGTAAGCAATCCTGACGACGTCAACTATACATACACATTTACCATCCTAGACAATATCGGAAACAAGCTTCTCGATGGAACAACAGGCTCAGGAAATGAATCGACCATCGACTATACATACGCGCCAGGAAAGGCGGGCACATACAACTATACCGTAAAAATCGGGGAAAGCTCTTGTTCCAAGCTAAAGACAGTGACATCCCCCATTGAACTCTCATGCCCGACAACAATCACTGGACAGAATGCAAGTGAAGCTATCGTCGTAAGCCCGACAGTCAAGAACTGCTCCAGCTGCTCTTACAAGATCTTCTACGAAGACCTCGAAAAGAGTTCTGACCTCATATTCTATGACCGCGAAGCAACAGGAACAAAGCAATACCGTCTACAAGCAACCGACATCAACGACAACGTCGCGAATTGCAACTTCAACGTGTCCTTCAACAGTCAAAGCAGCAGCACCGTCGTTCTCAATTACAATTACAGTAATGACTGGCACTACTTCAGCGAAGGGACCTACGACATCAAGTGCGAAGGCAATGGCGGAAGACTCGTCTGCAAATGCCCAAATGCCGAATGGGGCTATTCGAACTGCAAGATTCAATATCACGGAACCGTCGTCGAAGTAAAGCCTTCACAGTCAGGCGGACAAACCGTTGACGGCTCCAAGGACGATATTTGCCACAGCGGTTACGAGACAACCATAACCATCCTCCCGCCGAACAGTGCAAACCCAAGCGTCCAAGAAAACGCTAAACAACAGGGCAAGGGAATGTACTGCCAGCACTCCTGGTAACCATTATTCCAGATTTTCATCAAGGCTCCCCCGCTGGGGAGTCTTTTTTGTTGATTTTCATCATTTTTCAGGTGAAATCAGACAATAAAAAAGATTTTTTTTATCACTTTTTCATACATAAAACTTATTTTTAAATTAACAGGAATCATGCATAAAAGCATGGTTTTACGGCAATTACAAAAAAAGGGTAACGAGGGCAGAATATGGAGTTTTTAAGTCAAGTATTGGACAAGGGTACAAGAATGCCCAGGTCTACCAAAGCAGGCTTTACCCTCATCGAGTTGATGGTCTACATCGCCCTTCTTGGAGGTATTGTTCTCATCGCGGGTCAGGCGTTCAGCGACAGCACCAAGATGCGAATGCGCACACAGAGCATGTTGCAGGCTTCGGAAACCGCAGAAAAGGTGGCATCCATATTCAAGGCTGATATCGCACAAACAGGGGCAAAGACTTCCATGGAAGATGGAGCCTCGGAATCTGGAGCAGAATACGGCAACAAGTTCAGCAATATCTACTCGAACGTTTACATGGATCCCAACAGCGACAATAAAGATTCGTCCTCTTTTTCTGTCGTGACCAAAGACGGTTTCGATAGCCTTACTATTCGACGTTTACGTTACGATGAATCCGGACATTACGTCGCCGTCGAGCAAATTGCCTGGTTCGTCCAAGACGGATCGCTTTGGCGCAATTGCAAAGTCATCGAAAAGAAAACGACACTCCCTGACGACGACCCCTGTACCGACGGTGCGACATCGGAGCCCAACAACATCGAAATGGCATCAGGCGTGAGCAAGTTCAAAATCACTCCAGGAAAACCCGGCGTTGTAGGGAACAACATCCAGCTATTCCCAGCCGTAGGCGAATCCGAATTCAAATTCGTCGGTAGAAATGACGGAGACCGTGAGATGCCTATCGTGAGCAATGAAGCAGGAGAAATGCACAAAGGCGGAAACACACAGACCATATCCGGATTTTACCAGAACTACGACCAAAACATGCAAACCATAAAAAGCGAAGCCGCCCGAAAGATCAACGAAGTTATCGCAGTCCGTAACGAAACATTCTCGGATTTTTCGTGGCAGACTCTTTGCGCCCAAGAAGGCAACAACTTTACTTTTGAACCGAACAACGAATATGAAATTTCATTCGAAATCCTACCCACAGACGAAAATGCGGATAAAAGCAAGCTGTTCGTTCCAGGCGAAGACCATATGGCAGTCGGTTTGAGAAGTCTCGAAACAGGGACATCCTTTACATATGGCGAGCCAGCCACCAAATTTAGTGATTTTGCATTTTTCCCACCTTTGGGCGTCAAGAACGAAGGGAGCGGAGAGCGCTCCATGCGTTTTTCTGTCCCAGATAAGTTTACAAAAGCGTGTATCGCATTCACGTTCGCCTGCTATTCCCCTCTCGTATCGCAAGGGAAAATATCCATCACAAAATTGAAAGTCCTAAAGATACCCAGTGCAAACTATAAATTCGAAAATTACGATTTCGAAGCTAACAAAAGCGACAAGCAGAACGTCAAGGCGTTTCTGCTGGATCTGGATATTACAAACAGAGGTGAGGCCGGACATGTTGAACTGGTTGTTCCTGCACCAAGCAACGGTCCACGCGATTAGGAGGATTTATGTTTAAGCAAAGAAATATGAAATCCGGTGTATCTCTTATCACCGTACTGATGCTAATGCTTATTGCAACTATTGCGGCAACAGCCACCTATAAGTTGCTCACAAGTCAAGGACGCTCTAGCGAAAGCAGAATGCGCCAGCAAGAAGCTTATCAAAGTTCACAGGCTGGTATCGAAAGCGCCCGAATGTGGATGACATTCCACGCGAATGATGTCGGTGCATTGATAAAATCATTCATTGACGGAGGCAACAAGCCCATAAACCTTGACGCAAGGTTACGCCCGTTGCAACGCGCTGGGCAAAACTACCACGTATGGCTTACAGGTGTGAACACCGAAAAGACCACGTTCAAATTAAAAATTCTTTCCTCCGGCGAATCTAGGAACAACACCCAATGGAACGAAACCGCCATCTTTAACATAGACGGTTTGTATCGAGTCAGGCTTTTTGAAGAAAACGATTATAGCGCCATTCCGTTCAGGTACAATTACTTTGGTGGTTCTACGCACACAGAAGGTCATTCAAAAGCATACTCGTTGCTAGTCAATGGCAATCTAAACGGATCTAACCCCGTATACACCGATGACGATCTTATCGTTACAGGAGATGTCAATATAACCGGTAGTTCAGTCGGTGCAGGAACAACGGCATGCATCGGAGGAAACCTCAATGCCAACAACGGTGTACTCGGCAATGACTTCTACGTCGGAGGCAACGCGACCAGTTTCACGTTCCCGACAAACTCTGAAGCAGCAGGCCTCTATAACGCGAACGTCACAGGCAACGTTTATATAGAAGGAAATCTTGACGCACCAAGTACAGGCGATCAAAAATTCCAGAAAAATCTGACACTCAACGGCACATGGTATACAAACTTTTCAGCGCACGATTCCCGTGTCGCAGGGAACATGTGCTTAGGGGAAAACGGCCAAGTTCTCATTAGCGAAAAAAATCCCGCACGTGATTTTCTCGTCGGCGGAAACGTTTGGGCCGAATCGACATACCCCATATGGATTACAAACGGAGAAGACAACGAAGGCGAATACAACAAGATTATTCTAGGTAACAAAAAGGATTCCAAAGTTTACATCAAGAGCGCCCACCCCATCGCTGATTACGTAACGCTCAGAAACAACAGAACGTTTATCGAAAAGAATACCTATTACAAAGGGTCCTACTATTACGGCGCCCAAGCAAAATGGGATAACAAGACAACCCGCCCATACCCTGATTTAAAACCCCACATGAAGAATAAACAGGACGCTTATTACCTCTACTACTACAACGGTCAAGGCCAAGATGTTGACTACATCGTTTCAAATGCAGGAGGATGGGGCTGGGGCGCACAAGCGTATTACGCCAACTATTATGTCGGAAACAAAGTTTTTTACACCCCCCAAAGAGGCTATTGGGGATCGTATGGCTACACCCCAGAAAAAAACAACTTCTTGAATTACGAAAACGGTACGCCAACAGGCTCGCCATACTGCAAGGCGACTCCAGATAAGTGGCGCCCCGAATGCCGAGTTACCCCGTGGTTTAAATCCCAGGGAACCGTATCAAGCGAATTACCGGCAAGCCAACCTTTTGAATGCGCCGAATCCGTCAAAACCTATTGCAACAAGCTCTGGAAAAAGAAAGAAGGCTGCGACGGGGCTAGCTACAAAGTCGATGACATTCTCGTCACAGCCTACAACAAGTTCATACCGTACGCAAACAAAAACTGTCCCGAAGTATACACATGGGGCAACACAATGAGCGACAAGCTCAACTCGTGTTATAAAAAAAACAGCGAGGATCCAAACAATTACAAGAACAACCTTTACAACGGTTATCAAGTCGTCAAAGTTTATAATCGTGGCGAAATTAAAGATCCTAAAACTCCCTTAAAGGGCAAGTTTATCATTGTCGTGACAGACGCTTTAGGAATGCAAAAATTGCCCCCGACTACGGCAGATTCATACGTACTCCTCTATCTGACAGAAGGCGCAAGTTCCACGCTTCAACCTGCAGATGACAACGGCATATACAATTACTTCATCTACACCAAAAAAGATATTGGCGGGTTATTGTTTAACAATTCTACTTTCAGCGGCTCGGTTTATGCAACCGCAGACAACTGCGCAAAAGTAGGCGATTTCAAGACCCGATCCTTGGTTTTCAACGACGACATGATGAACGATTTGTCGGCAAACGCCGTCATCTGTAACGCTTCTGTAGGCGAAAGTTCTTGCGGGGGTTCTACAACAGGAACTCCAGAGTCGGCCTCGTCTTCGTCTGAAACGACCGTAAATCAATTTGATACTTATTACATTTCAATGGCTCCGCAATTGGGCGTAAGACTGGAATCCCAGAACAAGAGTTCAGAAGCCACCCCACAAGCAAACAGCAACAACATTACAGAACTTTCGCCATCTTTCATCGTGCTTCCGCGAATCATTTACCTGCCTAGCGACCCCTACGGACAGCTGACCGACTACTACAACGTACAAACGCTCAACAGCAATGGCGCGGCCTTGAGAAAATCAGATGTAAACGTATCTTGCTCTGGGCCGGGAACACTGTCTACAACAGGGAGCCTCTATATGGGAACAGCACTCAGCAGAGGCCTCTATACTTGCACTGCGGCTGCAAGCGGTTACCCAAGCATCCCCTTCTGGGTCCACATCGGCAAAGACACCCGTGGAACCACAACTATCGTATTCGAAAAAGAATCCGAAGAAATGGATTCCGACGACCAAGAAGAAGTCAAGCTTGTCGTCCCTGCACATGCGGCAGAACTTACCGTAAACTTCTATTGCCCCGACGTCGAAAATGAAGCATGGTCCTATGTTTCTTTGGGCGACAACGTCACGCGCAATGGGACGTCTTGCACACTTAAACTAGTGGCCAATTCTTCGCAAACCACACCGACTATAGCCACCATAAAGACTTCAAATGCCGTAAAAGGAACATTACTGTTCCAGTTGCTCCCAGGAGAAGGCTACATTCCTGGCTCGCCCTCCTCAACAGAACTCTACATTGCATCAAGCGCGCAGTTGAACCGTGAAGAAGTTTCTTCAACAGATATCAAGGAATACTGCGACAACCATTCGGGAAGCTGCCCCTCAAATTACGAATCATACTGGCCCGACTGCGACGTTTCTGGAGTGTGGGTAGAACCCTCCGGAACATCATTCATCAACTTGATAGACAACAGCTCCTGGGTGATTACCGTCGGCAACACACAAAGCGTCACCCTCACGGGCACAAGCAACAGCAGCGACTGCGTAACGATTATCCCAGAAACAGATAACTCAATTGCCGCAAACGCAGTGCAAGCAAACAGGAACTACACCTTGCGAGCAAGCGCCAAGGCGAAAAAAAGAACATTCACCGTGGGCTTTAAAGGCAACGTAGGATCTGGCAATAATCCGACAATAACCCTGTATATCGATAGTAATTACGGTAGTCGAAACGAACAATGCCGCTACGACGATGCAAGAAACAATGAAGAAACATCCACAAAGACGTGTACATTCTCGATTTTCAAAGGCGAGAGTGTGAAAGCCGCCCTTGAAGACAACGATGACTCCAACGAGTTCAGTTATTGGAAATGTACCGGCGGAAGTTGCCCAACTACCGACGATGCCAACACGAGTAAGGAATTCGACGCATTCACAATTTCTGACGACAATACCGAATTAATAGCATACTTTGGCGAAAACGACAAGCACTGTTTCTTTGACGAGTTCAAGCGAAACAGCGTAGAATGCGGAGACGATGTGCAATACTGCATTGACAAATGCAGCAACAACGACATCTATTCTACATGTACAGGCGCCATAGACGGAAACAGCTTGTACCCGAATGCGAAATGGCACTTGATTTCGGGTTATTTATCACAAATTGTCGTCGGCTCTAGTGGCGAAATCCACATCGACAAATCTGCAGTCAAGAAGCAGAAACAGTCCACCAGAAATCCGGTTATGGTCCTTAGCACGGTGAACGCAGGTATCTTAGGCACGCTCAAAGCCTTGATCAACGTACCACGCGTAACGACCAGCTATGACAATTCTTCTTCCAACATCAAGAACTCCGGGTTCATGCTCCGTGCCAACACGTACGGAAACGACTACTTCATGTTGAACCTGTACGAAAACAGCAGCGGAAATCTTGAAGCGCAGCTCTGGAAAGGCACGACAAGTTTGACTTCCACATTGACCAACAGCAATGGTTACAAAGCTAATGTGTCCACATCAAAGATGGTCATGGCGACCATCAGCATCACGGCATCGGGAAAAATCGAAGTACGCGCAAACATCGGGGACTTCTATAACGACTCTCCGTCGGAATATGAATGTTCGTTCGACCTTTCGGAATTCAACAACCCGCTGGCCGATGCGGCCCATGAATACGTCGGATTTAGCCTCGGTGACCCAAACTTCAAAATCTACGGCATAGGTTGGAAGAGCGCCACTTACAATTCTGAATGCTATGATACCTACCCCACCGTCAAATGCTCGTTTGCAGCAGTGGCAACAGATGGAGTCATCAAAATAGATACGCTTGTTAAACCTTGGGTTGGCCATTCTGGATGGTTCGATTCCAAGGGCTGTACACCGCTCTATTACTACTACAACGGCAATGACGCCAGAACAACTTGCGATGGCGAATCCTGCAATGACGGTTACAAGTTCGACAAGAGTGGAATTGGCGCTCACGGCTACACCGAAGCAGGAACTGAATACAAAACAGCAAAAGCATGGCTCGGGAACTGCACGAACATCGACGAAACCGCCATGGCCTGGGGGGTCACATCCGACAAGGAACGCGCTCATTGCGGTGCTTTCTGGACTGGTGAATTTACGGACTGCTTAGCGCATCAAGACCTCTTTAGCGGTTCAAAAAGCATCGGAAGCCTTGAAGAAACCATCGTTTTCGAGAACAAGCAAAACCTCAGAGCTGCAACACTCCACGTAACGCTCGAGAACACCGACAACAACGAAGTAGAAATCTGGTTGGTCAGCGAAAGCGATAACTGGGGCGAATACGATCACGAAAGCCATTCTGTCAGCATGAGCGGAACAACAGGATCGTTCAACATCATGCAAGAATTTGCTACAGGTTCAAACGGTTTCGACCCTGAAAACGTAAAACAGATTGTCTTGAAAAATCACGGTTCTACAAGTGTTACGGTAACATTGATTACAAGCACTTGCGCCAAAGCCATCGGCATAACCTACTGTAAAGCGGAATACGATGGTGACAATTGGAACGTGACAACACAGGTGACAAACAAGAACAAGAGACTAATTTCAAAACAACAGATTACGGCAACTGTCGACGGCTCTACCCTCATTAATCAAACTAAAGATGCCACAGGTAACGATGCTATTGTATGGAATGGCGACATGGCAACACTCAGCATTCCTGATCCAACCGTTTACAGTCATCAGGGGAAATCGTACGTCTTTAACGCAACAATTACAGGCACATCCGGCCAAACATTCTCAAAGCAATGCTCGGTCTCTCCGGACCCGATTGGACTCATCGGCGTTGATTGCTCGGTCATTAGCGCTGTAGCAAGCGGAGCAAGATTCCCGACATTTAACGTCAACTTCAGCGGATGCCCTGGCGCAGGCTGTGGCTATGAAATCTATTTGGACAACGGATACACTCCGTTTGCAACAGGAACGGAAAAGACAGCCGCTCGCCATTCCGCAAACCAAAGCGAATCTTGCGACAGGACCGAAGGTTGCGAACACACTTACACCGTGAAGAGCACCGCAAGCCGTGCACCTTTTAAAGACTGTAGCGCAAGCTTCAAAGTTCAAAGAAACGCAGACGACATTCCCCCATCAGTAACATGCGGTATTTCGACAAACCCGAATGGATTTACCTCTGATCCGGTATCCATTTCGGACAATCTGTATTTCCTTGCTCGAAACAACGAAAGTGTCGAAAAGCAATATCCAGTTACACTGAAACAAGGTGAAACACAATTGGGCTCAG contains:
- a CDS encoding pilus assembly PilX N-terminal domain-containing protein, which translates into the protein MFSKKGISLVTVLLFMLVATIAATATFKWLTSENRSSATRMQTQEARQSAIAGIQSTRAWMTNNANEVGALVRQYVLGRKQPILLNSRVSPHISSKQDFNVWLTGVSETNGYFKFKILSEGIARNNSKHTEAAIINVSGLYQVSIPEAEEEETYKSIAYDYSYFGGSISNHGDAKLSSMLINGNWSGNPIGIDKNIIITGHASLSGDNVDIYGTGCIGGNLYANNGFDAKNLYVHGTSYDFGSKNIETKKGITNHAYFDGVVIQSANGEKKITVGGNLTIKNIFKTHMGTGSSPVTINGNLCVDSAISQIEIGGSVGSGATYNQPFTVNGDVWVTHSRAFYAHNGDFSSNYNKLILGNTEDSKVYIPDAYPSSNYDEMRNNKAFVDSWVNYWSPNYKPYVYVAPASDKYYFYVEPNVTDVSYSSGVYYVGNQLFKTVYGYNEFQHGTGYDKKLSPYCRHNTDENRPECHVSPWFQSKGTVTRDLPATRPVACADSVKQVCYDIWEEKPGCDGASFKVDDLLTTAYNQFVKYADSGCAAAITTLNDGFAEAANTCYDDNTKDDYKKKNHMYNGYLVVKIEATQLSKNYGDGLKGKFIIIVTNKPGQVAFPQTYGENDYVFLYLTQGAGELMGLGTSNYNYFIYTKEDIGSSTYSETTHQITPSGGILFNHASLSGSVYAEVGTGTNCAKVAALTSSKPLLFNQDLMNSLTINRIICDASVTNCGGAAFSSSSSAAPMSSSASEESINGKDPYYISIAPQLNVTLESQYKATEAAPEDASNIDPSILVIPRIIYLSRNAAGKLADYYSVLSLNGANENKSPSKVSCNGTFSTTEKLYTGTELTPGTYTCNYASTNYGTIPFYVVVSNTSGELPIVSFPEAPHNVQALSLGSSVDVSVHIGKSTNTSGKIKFDVAINQPISDWTITTKPGVTARSGSGSALYYTVEVTPNATEEQDIEIFTISAGSNADDGDMYLTLSAPTELCRLVSGAGLTHHVYLRAHTTINRAELSDYCHVNDCDDDMSEKSERPDCEISDEWIIAHGTACGIVEKNYSWKCLTNTAISLASVSSADIPQACEIIIPSTNNSITSPVGGETKNLYASLKRKKVEVTVNLKNAFDKNTSVTLQGQQYTSSQTCTKENSPCTFNVLAGEPIVFTHEESGEDKGNFNFWACDGDNCASPTTHEDEPVFTFYGPHTITAEFNKESHCYYDDFTNIGAFCSNGEKNCIDTCATMLSKGTHCAPKNSKQPKSHWLMTYHNSGNGNNAEYTRPNFGNGSIYAPNTKNANNQSGKVSIILRNMTTGLYGTMFALVKTSILEKSTANDFLNSGLIFRSNGNEHLILNIFGVSKPNSTGELTFRVCKVSGQAINNTSQGSCKEVPKKEGSTPIYITSNSFIKVRFTIDEKDLLKVTAKVDDDTWEGELNVKDYQCNDAAYSHVGISLADQDFKIFDNGWVPSAFEETCWDVPTVSCNFVDKYEIVPLNDYVSPKVLVSSWFSEKNCSTEYYYNGCDNSTSECINGTGTPGEIGSKLDGETYQFTQEGQHGYLIDENKKAQDASIKVVCPGDAGSLDLAQDFYSCGTFQVGTTQNCINDFEIVNEAQYMGENVPYEFLTPKTNGINLRDAQLHINIKKGSEIADGNNLGANLKVHLLSANKMQSLTRTISTAGAHDINVDDLIGTTGFNPEQVTKVIITSDNSINIEKLHIHSKCPNKLDLKCEQAVYDYTNKGWKIKINHQKDGVKCSYTSTDPNINSETDVNCSDVIYLQYGNGFVNNWIIYNEPPTFTVTATNSFGSESCTIKGEKIGNNNVTCSVPTDQQTIEFDSKAPVFNFKFGESINGWDFNVNYNVYLDNTIVKSNGTAKMGATQSYSPSDSDTKPASGGHTYKVSFIIGNWTQSCTASFTVEDKTKQAPTISSCSVEDNGKFTAIVSNPDDVNYTYTFTILDNIGNKLLDGTTGSGNESTIDYTYAPGKAGTYNYTVKIGESSCSKLKTVTSPIELSCPTTITGQNASEAIVVSPTVKNCSSCSYKIFYEDLEKSSDLIFYDREATGTKQYRLQATDINDNVANCNFNVSFNSQSSSTVVLNYNYSNDWHYFSEGTYDIKCEGNGGRLVCKCPNAEWGYSNCKIQYHGTVVEVKPSQSGGQTVDGSKDDICHSGYETTITILPPNSANPSVQENAKQQGKGMYCQHSW
- a CDS encoding type II secretion system protein J is translated as MPRSTKAGFTLIELMVYIALLGGIVLIAGQAFSDSTKMRMRTQSMLQASETAEKVASIFKADIAQTGAKTSMEDGASESGAEYGNKFSNIYSNVYMDPNSDNKDSSSFSVVTKDGFDSLTIRRLRYDESGHYVAVEQIAWFVQDGSLWRNCKVIEKKTTLPDDDPCTDGATSEPNNIEMASGVSKFKITPGKPGVVGNNIQLFPAVGESEFKFVGRNDGDREMPIVSNEAGEMHKGGNTQTISGFYQNYDQNMQTIKSEAARKINEVIAVRNETFSDFSWQTLCAQEGNNFTFEPNNEYEISFEILPTDENADKSKLFVPGEDHMAVGLRSLETGTSFTYGEPATKFSDFAFFPPLGVKNEGSGERSMRFSVPDKFTKACIAFTFACYSPLVSQGKISITKLKVLKIPSANYKFENYDFEANKSDKQNVKAFLLDLDITNRGEAGHVELVVPAPSNGPRD